The Geotalea uraniireducens Rf4 genome window below encodes:
- a CDS encoding methyltransferase family protein, whose translation MHDNSYVFACRFIAFAICHSILATPAVQYRFKCLFGSGWRGYRLGYNLLSIIMFGWVMAAYRSSRIIFLVPGFWGPLCYLVQVALLLLLFRCAAQVGIGDFLGFNQLRGRMTRHVLVKSGCYARVRHPQYSLAIVFLLLNPVISVNGIVLTLLSASYFIFGAVIEEKRLALEFGEEYRRYRDEVPMFIPSFYRRCIKR comes from the coding sequence TTGCACGACAACAGTTACGTTTTTGCCTGCCGATTTATCGCATTTGCAATTTGCCATTCCATTCTGGCAACCCCTGCGGTGCAGTACCGCTTCAAATGCCTTTTCGGCAGCGGGTGGCGGGGTTACCGTCTTGGTTATAACCTTTTATCTATTATCATGTTCGGTTGGGTAATGGCCGCATACCGCAGTTCACGCATCATCTTCCTTGTTCCGGGCTTCTGGGGTCCATTATGCTATCTTGTGCAGGTTGCACTCCTTTTACTCCTCTTCCGTTGCGCAGCACAAGTCGGCATCGGCGACTTTCTCGGCTTCAACCAACTCAGGGGCAGGATGACCAGGCATGTACTGGTTAAAAGCGGCTGTTACGCCAGGGTAAGGCATCCCCAGTATTCGTTGGCCATTGTCTTTTTATTGTTGAATCCGGTTATAAGCGTCAATGGGATCGTCTTGACACTGCTTTCAGCGTCATACTTTATATTCGGTGCGGTAATTGAAGAAAAGAGGCTTGCTTTAGAGTTCGGTGAAGAATATCGACGTTATCGGGATGAAGTACCGATGTTCATACCGAGTTTTTACAGAAGATGCATAAAACGATAA
- a CDS encoding biotin--[acetyl-CoA-carboxylase] ligase, which produces MKETSTQTVDCTIKTLNQQILEIFRARNGEVVSGEELSSSLRISRTAVWKHIKSLKDLGYSIVAVPARGYRLLASPDLLVPAEIAAGLANKRIGTKIICFNETDSTNNVAFKLAEDGAAEGTVVIADTQSRGKGRLGREWASPDGVNLYCSIILRPSITPVAASQLTFLSVVAVARSVEQSTPLQPWIKWPNDILINGKKIAGLLNEMSAETEKVNFVVLGIGVNVNMRSEQFPADLRHPASSLFIEGGVPVNRNDFVRTLLHELDALYDSYLVDGYGAIREEWLARSQMYGRQVRVSCQDRVMTGVVKGIDDIGALLLDLDGREERVLSGDVTIL; this is translated from the coding sequence TTGAAAGAGACTTCAACGCAGACCGTTGATTGCACCATAAAAACGCTGAACCAGCAGATACTGGAAATATTCCGCGCCAGGAATGGGGAGGTCGTCTCCGGCGAGGAGCTGAGCAGCTCGCTCCGTATCTCCCGAACTGCCGTCTGGAAGCATATCAAATCCCTCAAGGATTTAGGTTACAGCATTGTTGCGGTTCCTGCGCGAGGGTATCGGTTGCTTGCCTCACCCGATTTACTTGTTCCGGCCGAGATTGCAGCGGGGCTGGCGAACAAACGGATCGGCACGAAGATTATCTGCTTCAACGAGACGGATTCCACCAATAACGTTGCCTTCAAGCTTGCAGAGGATGGCGCCGCCGAGGGGACGGTGGTGATTGCCGATACCCAGTCTCGCGGCAAGGGACGGCTCGGAAGGGAATGGGCGTCTCCGGACGGCGTCAATCTTTATTGCTCCATAATTCTCCGCCCTTCAATAACACCTGTTGCCGCTTCCCAGTTGACGTTCCTTTCGGTGGTAGCCGTGGCAAGGTCCGTGGAGCAGTCTACCCCGTTGCAACCATGGATAAAATGGCCCAATGACATACTGATCAACGGTAAAAAAATTGCCGGCCTTTTAAACGAAATGAGTGCCGAGACCGAGAAGGTGAACTTCGTGGTGCTGGGCATCGGCGTTAATGTGAATATGCGTTCCGAGCAGTTTCCAGCTGACCTTCGTCATCCGGCCAGTTCCCTGTTTATCGAGGGTGGGGTTCCGGTAAACCGCAACGATTTCGTCCGTACCCTCCTCCATGAGCTTGATGCGCTCTACGATAGTTATTTGGTTGATGGATACGGGGCGATCAGGGAAGAATGGCTGGCCCGTTCGCAAATGTACGGGCGACAGGTCAGGGTGTCCTGTCAGGATCGGGTAATGACCGGCGTGGTCAAGGGAATTGACGACATAGGCGCGCTGCTGCTCGATCTCGACGGCAGGGAAGAGCGGGTGCTGTCCGGGGATGTGACTATATTGTGA
- a CDS encoding SPOR domain-containing protein — MSKQFLPDSEENLPGRGEKGNSRQALLLVLLVLVAVFGYLYFFTGLIKPREVAKEQAVQTAQVKKPMPPRKEQPAGNGEPTAKPEEKKQVADKDGKPSAGEPGQAKPAPAQKPKPAPVAAPTPAPAPAKAPAPAKAPAKAPAKAPAKAEPVKTAKAEAPADRKAAAKPAPAMKPKVQAKTEEKAAAAAKPSGKKPAPVAAAAAKQITKPAEKQVAGAYTLKIGAYVLEKNMRAAEAKLKKLAVTPVERQKIHKTEPMHRLYYAEFSDHESAVADLKKLQKIAPDAFLLKEGDKFVIYAGSYYSEGKAAIEQDRLFDKGVKLIMKKAEVGVPVTVLTAGSFAGKDEARKAVARLKKAGISATVINAGKKK; from the coding sequence ATGTCCAAGCAGTTTTTACCGGATTCCGAGGAAAATCTTCCAGGCCGAGGTGAGAAGGGGAATTCACGACAGGCCCTTCTCCTTGTCTTGCTCGTGCTGGTAGCAGTATTTGGCTATCTTTATTTCTTTACCGGCTTGATAAAACCTCGTGAAGTGGCTAAAGAGCAAGCGGTGCAGACGGCTCAGGTGAAAAAGCCGATGCCTCCGCGCAAGGAACAACCGGCTGGAAACGGGGAGCCGACGGCAAAGCCGGAAGAAAAGAAGCAGGTTGCTGACAAGGATGGGAAACCTTCTGCCGGCGAACCCGGCCAAGCGAAACCTGCACCGGCGCAGAAACCGAAACCTGCACCAGTCGCAGCCCCAACCCCAGCTCCAGCTCCAGCCAAAGCTCCAGCTCCAGCCAAAGCTCCAGCCAAAGCTCCAGCCAAAGCTCCAGCCAAAGCCGAACCGGTAAAAACTGCAAAAGCGGAGGCGCCGGCCGACAGAAAAGCGGCGGCAAAGCCGGCTCCAGCAATGAAACCCAAGGTGCAGGCTAAAACCGAAGAGAAAGCAGCTGCCGCGGCCAAGCCGTCAGGGAAAAAGCCGGCTCCTGTTGCCGCTGCTGCCGCAAAACAGATAACAAAGCCTGCTGAGAAACAAGTAGCAGGCGCTTATACGCTGAAAATCGGCGCGTACGTTCTTGAAAAAAATATGCGTGCTGCAGAGGCAAAACTGAAAAAGCTTGCGGTTACGCCGGTTGAGCGGCAAAAGATTCACAAGACTGAACCGATGCACAGGCTCTATTATGCTGAATTTAGCGACCATGAGTCAGCCGTTGCCGATCTTAAGAAATTGCAGAAAATTGCGCCTGACGCATTCCTCTTGAAAGAGGGTGACAAATTCGTGATTTATGCAGGGTCCTATTACAGTGAAGGCAAAGCAGCCATCGAGCAGGACCGGCTATTCGACAAGGGCGTAAAGCTGATCATGAAGAAAGCGGAAGTCGGAGTGCCGGTTACAGTCCTGACAGCCGGCAGTTTCGCCGGCAAAGACGAGGCCCGGAAAGCGGTTGCAAGGCTGAAAAAAGCCGGTATTTCCGCCACGGTAATCAATGCCGGGAAAAAGAAGTGA
- a CDS encoding MgtC/SapB family protein, whose translation MVFSVDMEMVVRLLLASLLGGIIGLEREVHGRPAGFRTHLLVSLGSSLFVITSIAFYKVYGDFSGNIPVGVDPGRVAAQVVTGIGFLGAGAIIREKASIRGLTTAACLWVAAAIGIACGIGLFGIAVIVTGIALLSLLLLKKVENRLAKDIYVSVKIWSSDREGLMPEIEELMAGCQLHIADARFEKDIEQKLLAIEYDVRFTTRDMACKVVDRIALVEGVKKVRLE comes from the coding sequence ATGGTTTTTTCAGTTGATATGGAAATGGTGGTTCGGCTCCTTCTTGCATCTCTGCTTGGAGGGATAATCGGCCTGGAGAGAGAGGTGCACGGCAGACCGGCCGGATTCAGGACCCACCTGCTGGTTTCACTCGGCTCATCCCTTTTTGTAATAACTTCAATAGCGTTTTACAAGGTTTACGGTGATTTCAGCGGTAATATACCGGTAGGGGTTGATCCAGGGAGGGTTGCAGCTCAGGTGGTAACGGGGATCGGTTTCCTCGGCGCGGGTGCTATCATCAGGGAGAAGGCCTCCATTCGCGGCCTTACCACGGCAGCCTGTCTCTGGGTGGCGGCTGCCATCGGCATTGCATGCGGTATCGGCCTGTTCGGCATTGCCGTGATCGTAACCGGGATTGCCTTGCTCAGTCTATTGCTGCTGAAAAAAGTCGAGAACAGACTTGCCAAGGACATCTATGTTTCGGTCAAGATCTGGAGCAGCGACCGCGAAGGGCTGATGCCGGAAATTGAAGAACTGATGGCCGGCTGCCAACTGCATATAGCCGATGCCAGGTTTGAAAAAGACATTGAACAGAAGCTGTTGGCTATCGAGTACGACGTCAGGTTTACCACCCGCGACATGGCCTGCAAAGTGGTCGACCGCATAGCGCTCGTTGAAGGTGTTAAGAAGGTGAGGTTGGAATGA
- a CDS encoding PHP domain-containing protein, with the protein MKQFVDLHMHSSYSDGIHKPEILVAMAAEKNLKAIALADHDAVEGIDEALEAGERLGVEVIPAVELSVEFKKHHDVHLLGYYIDYNDAVFLEKLADFRESRDHRGQAIIANINAKLEREKKGSMSYEEADALAEGAFGRPHIARVLVDKGFAHDLQDAFERYLVPCNVPKRYFPMEEALAEIRRLRGISVLAHPTSITEDRNTLKAIIKELAAMGLEGIEVYNNMCNDDDMSFLERQAIDHGLVMTGGSDFHGIEAGIEMGVGRGHLAVPYSSAEALKRLHEEKRSGA; encoded by the coding sequence ATGAAGCAATTTGTGGATCTCCACATGCACTCTTCCTACTCCGACGGTATTCACAAGCCGGAAATACTGGTGGCAATGGCCGCAGAAAAAAATCTGAAGGCAATTGCCCTGGCAGACCATGATGCTGTCGAAGGAATTGATGAGGCGCTGGAAGCTGGTGAACGCCTCGGGGTTGAGGTTATTCCGGCAGTCGAATTATCAGTGGAATTCAAAAAGCACCATGACGTACACCTGTTGGGATATTACATCGACTATAATGATGCGGTTTTTCTGGAGAAATTGGCTGATTTTCGTGAAAGCCGCGATCACCGCGGTCAGGCCATTATTGCAAACATCAACGCCAAGCTGGAACGGGAAAAGAAAGGAAGCATGTCCTATGAGGAGGCTGACGCCCTTGCCGAAGGTGCATTCGGTCGCCCGCATATCGCTCGTGTTCTGGTAGATAAGGGGTTTGCCCACGACTTGCAGGATGCTTTCGAGCGCTACCTGGTGCCGTGCAATGTGCCGAAACGCTATTTCCCCATGGAGGAGGCACTGGCTGAAATAAGGCGGTTACGCGGCATTTCCGTGCTTGCCCACCCTACGAGCATCACTGAAGACAGGAACACGTTGAAAGCCATCATTAAAGAGCTGGCTGCAATGGGGCTTGAAGGCATTGAAGTCTACAACAATATGTGCAATGACGACGACATGAGTTTCCTTGAACGGCAGGCGATCGATCACGGGTTGGTTATGACCGGCGGTTCCGATTTTCACGGCATTGAAGCCGGCATAGAGATGGGCGTTGGCCGAGGCCACTTGGCGGTTCCTTATAGCTCGGCAGAGGCGCTGAAACGGCTACACGAAGAAAAAAGGTCAGGAGCATGA
- a CDS encoding cytidylate kinase family protein — translation MAIITISRQMGTGAYAMARELAKKLKYTLIDGPKIAELAHNYGLSGEILERVDEKPPAYITAEDRLQAANLSTMELILLDCARKGNVILYGRGAQYLLEGMRNVLRVRFIAPFDERVENFAEREWIDPDLARELIRKSDHQRGGFIHFYFDKDWQNPLEYDLVFNTSHLSKSAMVDSIVAAAKDQKLKDAEAEATALLDDIILRKRVEAELLKSGKIESLHFKIESLDGEICLSGHVHTEQEREQAVKIAAKVKGVSLVEDDLQVVNYKPHKE, via the coding sequence ATGGCGATCATTACCATATCAAGACAGATGGGCACCGGCGCCTATGCCATGGCCAGGGAACTGGCCAAAAAACTTAAATATACCCTGATTGACGGCCCTAAAATTGCCGAGCTGGCGCACAATTACGGCCTGAGCGGCGAAATCCTGGAAAGGGTCGATGAGAAACCCCCCGCTTATATAACCGCAGAAGACCGGCTGCAGGCCGCAAATCTGAGCACCATGGAGTTGATACTTCTGGATTGCGCCAGAAAAGGAAATGTTATTCTGTACGGCAGGGGGGCGCAGTATCTCCTTGAGGGTATGCGTAATGTCCTGCGCGTCCGTTTTATAGCCCCGTTCGACGAACGGGTCGAAAATTTTGCCGAGCGGGAGTGGATCGATCCGGACCTTGCCCGTGAGCTCATCCGTAAGAGCGACCACCAGCGCGGCGGCTTCATTCATTTCTATTTTGACAAGGACTGGCAGAACCCGTTGGAGTATGATCTGGTTTTCAACACCTCCCATTTATCCAAAAGCGCCATGGTGGACAGCATTGTTGCGGCGGCAAAAGACCAGAAGCTTAAGGATGCCGAGGCTGAAGCGACGGCGCTGCTGGATGATATCATTCTTCGCAAGCGGGTAGAGGCCGAACTTCTCAAGTCAGGGAAGATCGAGAGCCTCCACTTTAAAATTGAGTCACTGGATGGAGAGATATGCCTGAGTGGCCATGTGCACACCGAGCAAGAGCGGGAACAAGCCGTAAAAATTGCCGCCAAGGTAAAGGGCGTCAGCCTTGTTGAGGATGATCTCCAGGTGGTCAACTATAAACCTCACAAAGAGTAG
- a CDS encoding GTP-binding protein, with product MALVNKIKREINAKLVFFGPGLSGKTTNLNHIYSKLKPEFRGKLKSMNIQNDKMLFFDFTPPGDGKVNGYSVRFHIYTIKGETKSSSPWKMVLKGADGVVFVADSAPDRMTANRESLENLAEYLGVYGLNPADIPVVFEYNKRDRVDAVPHEDLQRMLNPGNLPNFPATASRGDGVLNALLALVRIVLKKLRETGLDLEEGVEKLQGVSEQVAAGSAAAQVQVEQAGKSFADEDEVTTVSLAEEEIAAEPEASIVTAPSIHGEEPDVSFNGDVEMVAPGRLRLPITIKYAGREKTIALNLTISLD from the coding sequence ATGGCTTTGGTGAACAAGATCAAACGGGAAATCAATGCAAAGCTGGTCTTTTTCGGCCCGGGACTTTCCGGCAAGACCACAAATCTTAACCATATCTACAGCAAGTTAAAACCGGAATTTCGTGGCAAGCTCAAGTCGATGAACATTCAGAACGATAAGATGCTCTTTTTTGATTTCACCCCTCCTGGTGACGGGAAGGTAAACGGTTATAGTGTCCGTTTCCATATCTATACCATCAAGGGTGAAACCAAAAGCTCTTCTCCATGGAAAATGGTGCTGAAGGGGGCTGATGGCGTGGTGTTTGTCGCTGATTCTGCGCCGGACAGGATGACGGCTAACCGGGAAAGCCTGGAAAATCTTGCTGAATACCTGGGTGTATATGGTCTAAATCCGGCGGATATTCCCGTTGTTTTCGAGTACAACAAGCGTGACCGTGTTGACGCGGTTCCTCATGAAGATTTGCAGCGTATGTTGAATCCCGGCAATTTGCCCAATTTCCCGGCAACGGCGAGCAGGGGCGACGGTGTGCTCAATGCGCTGCTTGCACTGGTTAGAATAGTGCTGAAAAAGTTGCGTGAAACCGGGCTGGACCTGGAAGAAGGCGTTGAAAAACTTCAGGGCGTCAGTGAACAGGTTGCGGCGGGTTCGGCCGCGGCGCAGGTTCAGGTCGAGCAGGCAGGAAAATCTTTTGCCGATGAGGACGAGGTTACGACTGTCTCCTTGGCTGAGGAGGAAATTGCCGCAGAACCGGAAGCTTCAATCGTTACCGCACCCTCAATCCATGGCGAGGAGCCCGACGTGTCGTTTAACGGGGACGTTGAAATGGTGGCGCCTGGCAGACTGCGCCTCCCCATTACTATCAAGTATGCCGGCAGGGAGAAAACGATTGCCTTGAATCTGACGATCAGTCTTGATTGA
- the nadC gene encoding carboxylating nicotinate-nucleotide diphosphorylase, protein MTGLDRIIENALMEDIHTGDITTLAVVRENRKMRARLKAKEAMMLAGIDVAARVFHVLDPGITFTAHFSDGDLLNPGDIIAEIVGDASLLLQGERVALNLLQRMCGVATQTARYVQAVTGTNARVVDTRKTTPGLRMLEKYAVRVGGGINHRTGLYDGVLIKENHIAAAGGITAAISRARAYIPHTLKIEVETETLAEVGEALTAGADIIMLDNMDVTTMREAVAMIGGKALAEASGGVNLTTVREIAETGVDIISVGALTHSVRAMDISMLMEGS, encoded by the coding sequence ATGACCGGTCTTGACAGGATCATAGAAAATGCGCTCATGGAGGATATTCACACCGGTGATATCACTACCCTGGCCGTGGTGCGTGAAAACCGGAAAATGCGCGCCAGGCTGAAGGCAAAGGAAGCCATGATGCTGGCCGGCATTGATGTCGCGGCGCGGGTCTTCCATGTTCTTGATCCAGGCATTACATTCACGGCTCATTTCTCTGATGGGGATCTGCTTAACCCCGGCGACATAATTGCCGAGATTGTCGGCGATGCCTCGTTGCTTCTCCAGGGCGAGCGGGTGGCGCTCAACCTGCTGCAGCGCATGTGCGGGGTGGCGACCCAGACTGCCCGGTATGTGCAGGCGGTTACCGGGACCAACGCCCGGGTTGTCGATACCCGCAAGACTACGCCCGGGCTCAGGATGCTGGAAAAATATGCGGTAAGGGTGGGGGGCGGCATCAATCACCGCACCGGCCTCTATGATGGCGTACTGATCAAGGAGAATCATATAGCTGCGGCCGGTGGGATCACCGCAGCCATAAGTCGAGCCAGGGCCTATATCCCACACACCCTGAAGATCGAGGTGGAGACCGAGACGCTTGCCGAGGTTGGCGAAGCCCTGACCGCCGGAGCCGATATCATCATGCTTGACAACATGGATGTGACCACCATGCGCGAGGCAGTTGCCATGATCGGAGGAAAGGCGCTGGCGGAAGCTTCGGGGGGGGTAAATCTGACGACCGTCAGGGAAATCGCCGAAACAGGAGTCGACATCATTTCCGTCGGTGCGCTTACCCATTCGGTACGGGCCATGGATATCTCCATGCTGATGGAGGGCAGTTGA
- the fusA gene encoding elongation factor G has translation MGKYDTAKLRNLGIVAHGGAGKTSLTEAILFDSGMIDRLGRVDDGTSTMDFEPEEIKRKITISSSLNHCEWNGYSIHIVDTPGYGNFIADTRSCMRALGGAVLILSAISGVKVQTEEVWEWANEFEIPRIAFVNKMDRERASFFRAIDDMEKVLGAKGVAVQMPMGAEEDFAGVIDLVKMKAYLYEKDLSGKFREEEIPAEFEAEARRLREQMVETIAEAYDSLTEKYLETGDLTEEEIMDGLRVGTLRYTFTPVLCGSAVMNIGVSQLLDYICSCLPSPLDRGKVVGTDSRTGQLVERAPDEAEPFSALVFKTTSDPYTGKITVFRVYSGILNSDSTVYNPNRDIMERIGQIYELEGKKQKPVKQAVAGDIVAVSKLKDTLTGDTLCDADKPICYEPAKQLHPVISYAILPKTKNDEDKIHGALQRLMEEDQTLEVHRDDKTRELIISGMGQVHLEVTIEKLKRKFSVDVELKTPKVPYLETFKGTVKVQGKYKKQSGGRGQYGDCWVEFSPLLRGEGFQFEDRIVGGVIPRQYIPAVEKGIFESAQDGFLAGYPLVDFKAAVYDGSFHTVDSSEMAFKVAGSMALKKAMESAKPTLLEPIMNMKITVPEETMGDVIGDLNSRRGKVVGVEPKANSQIIRAVVPMSEVLAYASDLRSMTSDRGLFTMEFSHYEEVPGHLSQKIVSEAATNHKHANH, from the coding sequence ATGGGAAAGTATGATACTGCAAAGCTGAGAAATCTTGGAATTGTTGCTCATGGCGGGGCCGGAAAAACCTCTTTAACAGAAGCAATCCTCTTTGACTCAGGGATGATCGACCGCCTCGGAAGGGTCGATGACGGTACCTCCACCATGGATTTCGAGCCGGAAGAGATCAAACGCAAGATAACCATCTCCTCTTCCCTCAATCACTGCGAATGGAACGGTTATTCCATCCATATCGTCGACACCCCCGGCTATGGCAACTTTATCGCCGACACCCGTTCCTGCATGCGCGCCCTTGGCGGAGCGGTCCTGATCCTTTCAGCCATCTCGGGGGTAAAGGTGCAAACCGAAGAAGTGTGGGAATGGGCCAATGAGTTCGAGATACCACGGATCGCCTTTGTCAACAAAATGGACCGGGAGCGGGCCAGTTTCTTCCGCGCCATAGATGATATGGAGAAGGTTTTGGGGGCTAAGGGGGTCGCAGTTCAAATGCCGATGGGCGCCGAAGAGGATTTTGCCGGCGTCATCGATCTGGTGAAAATGAAGGCCTACCTGTACGAAAAGGACCTGTCGGGTAAATTCCGCGAAGAAGAAATTCCCGCCGAGTTTGAAGCTGAAGCCCGCAGACTTAGGGAGCAGATGGTAGAGACAATCGCAGAGGCCTATGATTCCCTCACCGAGAAGTATCTTGAGACCGGCGACCTGACCGAAGAGGAGATAATGGACGGCCTGCGGGTCGGCACGCTCCGCTACACCTTCACCCCCGTGCTCTGCGGTTCTGCTGTCATGAATATCGGTGTCAGCCAACTCCTGGATTATATCTGCAGCTGCCTCCCCTCACCGCTGGATCGGGGCAAGGTGGTAGGAACCGATTCGAGAACCGGTCAACTGGTGGAGCGGGCACCGGACGAAGCGGAGCCTTTTTCCGCCCTGGTGTTCAAGACGACTTCCGATCCCTATACCGGCAAAATTACTGTATTCAGGGTCTATTCAGGGATACTGAACTCCGATTCGACAGTCTATAATCCCAACCGTGATATCATGGAGCGGATAGGGCAAATTTACGAGCTGGAGGGGAAAAAGCAGAAACCCGTCAAGCAGGCTGTGGCCGGAGACATCGTCGCCGTCTCCAAGCTCAAGGACACCCTTACCGGCGATACCCTTTGCGATGCGGATAAACCGATATGTTACGAACCTGCCAAACAGCTCCATCCGGTCATATCATATGCAATCCTGCCGAAAACCAAGAACGACGAAGACAAGATCCACGGCGCTTTGCAGAGATTGATGGAGGAGGACCAGACACTGGAGGTTCACCGCGACGATAAAACCAGGGAACTCATTATTTCCGGCATGGGGCAGGTGCACCTGGAAGTGACCATCGAGAAGCTGAAACGCAAGTTCAGCGTCGATGTGGAGTTGAAGACCCCGAAGGTGCCGTATCTGGAAACCTTCAAGGGGACCGTCAAGGTCCAGGGCAAATACAAAAAGCAGTCCGGCGGACGTGGTCAGTACGGCGACTGTTGGGTGGAATTCAGCCCACTTCTCCGCGGTGAAGGGTTCCAGTTCGAGGACCGGATCGTCGGCGGTGTAATTCCCCGTCAGTATATCCCGGCAGTGGAAAAGGGGATATTTGAGTCCGCGCAGGACGGATTTCTGGCCGGCTATCCCCTGGTGGATTTCAAGGCGGCGGTCTATGACGGCTCCTTCCATACGGTCGATTCGTCGGAGATGGCCTTTAAGGTAGCCGGCTCCATGGCGCTCAAAAAGGCGATGGAGAGCGCAAAACCAACGCTCCTCGAACCGATCATGAACATGAAGATTACCGTGCCGGAAGAGACGATGGGCGACGTGATCGGCGATCTCAACTCAAGGCGGGGTAAGGTGGTCGGTGTCGAGCCCAAGGCTAATTCGCAGATCATCAGGGCTGTAGTGCCGATGTCCGAGGTCCTTGCCTATGCATCGGACCTTCGTTCCATGACCAGCGACCGCGGGCTCTTCACCATGGAATTTTCACACTACGAGGAAGTGCCGGGTCATCTGTCACAGAAAATCGTCAGCGAAGCTGCGACAAATCATAAACATGCTAACCATTAG
- a CDS encoding type III pantothenate kinase encodes MLLVIDVGNSNIVLGIYDNERLVRDWRVSTDKSKTPDEYGILVHDLFRLAGIGFSDIKDIIISSVVPTLTGALEKLSRQYFGFKPYVVGPGIKTGMPIQYDNPKEVGADRIVNAVAGFEKHHCALIIVDFGTATTFDYVNKRGEYCGGAIAPGLMISMEALFQKASKLPRVEIAKPPAIIAKNTVNSMQAGIYYGYVGLVDGIVTRMKGEGKDNPRVIATGGLAGLIAPESATIEEVDEYLTLEGLRILYQRNRET; translated from the coding sequence TTGCTTCTGGTAATTGATGTGGGGAACAGCAACATTGTTCTCGGTATTTATGACAACGAGCGCCTGGTGAGAGACTGGCGCGTCTCCACCGACAAGTCGAAGACGCCCGACGAATACGGCATCCTGGTCCATGATCTGTTCCGGCTTGCGGGTATCGGTTTTTCCGACATCAAGGATATCATCATTTCTTCAGTGGTTCCCACACTTACCGGGGCTCTGGAGAAGCTTTCACGCCAATACTTCGGGTTCAAACCGTATGTGGTAGGTCCCGGTATCAAGACCGGCATGCCGATACAGTACGATAACCCCAAGGAAGTCGGGGCAGACCGCATCGTCAATGCGGTCGCCGGATTCGAAAAACACCACTGTGCCCTGATAATCGTCGATTTCGGCACTGCCACCACCTTTGACTATGTGAACAAGAGGGGTGAATACTGCGGCGGCGCCATTGCTCCCGGTCTGATGATTTCCATGGAGGCCCTGTTCCAGAAGGCGAGCAAGCTGCCGCGGGTCGAGATAGCCAAGCCGCCGGCAATCATAGCGAAAAACACCGTCAACTCCATGCAGGCCGGGATTTATTATGGCTACGTGGGGCTCGTTGACGGGATAGTTACAAGAATGAAAGGGGAGGGAAAGGACAACCCGAGGGTTATCGCCACGGGAGGGCTTGCCGGCCTGATTGCGCCGGAATCGGCTACCATCGAGGAGGTGGATGAGTATCTGACCTTGGAAGGGTTGCGGATACTGTATCAGAGAAACCGGGAAACTTAA